A single genomic interval of Lactococcus sp. S-13 harbors:
- a CDS encoding ABC transporter ATP-binding protein, protein MSFIKIINESKIYQSGQEKIYANDQVSFEIEKGELAVILGSSGAGKSTVLNILGGMDKSDEGEVIIDGENISHFSSKELITYRRYAVGFVFQFYNLVNNLTAKENVELASEIVENALDATEVLENVGLAHRIHNFPSQLSGGEQQRVAIARALAKNPKILLCDEPTGALDYQTGKQILKLLQEMAQKQGTTVIIVTHNAAIAPIANRVIQMHDGRIKAIKQNSEPLAIDRIEW, encoded by the coding sequence ATGTCTTTTATCAAAATTATCAACGAATCGAAAATTTATCAATCCGGTCAGGAAAAAATATATGCCAACGATCAAGTGAGTTTTGAGATTGAAAAAGGGGAACTTGCCGTTATTCTCGGCTCCTCAGGAGCTGGTAAGTCGACCGTCTTGAATATTTTGGGCGGTATGGACAAAAGCGACGAAGGAGAAGTCATTATTGACGGCGAAAATATCTCGCATTTTTCCAGCAAAGAACTCATTACTTACCGCCGTTATGCCGTTGGCTTCGTCTTTCAATTTTACAATCTGGTCAATAATCTAACCGCCAAAGAAAATGTCGAACTCGCTTCTGAGATTGTCGAAAATGCCCTTGACGCCACTGAAGTCTTGGAAAATGTTGGCTTAGCCCACCGCATCCATAATTTCCCTTCACAGCTTTCAGGTGGAGAACAGCAAAGGGTGGCGATTGCCAGAGCTTTGGCCAAAAATCCCAAAATCTTGCTTTGCGATGAACCCACAGGGGCTTTGGATTATCAAACAGGCAAGCAAATCTTAAAATTATTACAAGAAATGGCGCAAAAACAAGGTACAACCGTCATTATTGTCACTCACAACGCGGCCATTGCACCTATTGCTAATCGTGTCATTCAGATGCATGATGGGAGAATCAAGGCCATCAAGCAAAATTCCGAACCTCTAGCCATTGATAGAATCGAGTGGTGA
- a CDS encoding GNAT family N-acetyltransferase yields the protein MTLKIQNLASKDFKKIMNFAIEGMNLRDYVSNKIMLKAYSRYFLYLELEEASHVYAAYEGDEIVGLLLLNMKNSPKVYHNFWRKTYVRLINLIQKLFFYKKSNIYQSTNQKMLAEFSKHHQIDGELNFFAVNPQVTGKGIGTQLLEHVAKLHQGKQIYLYTDSGSTYQFYERRGFKQVGKEKITFNDSKVSKSLTCMLYSKVF from the coding sequence ATGACTCTAAAAATCCAAAATTTAGCATCTAAAGATTTCAAAAAAATCATGAATTTTGCCATTGAAGGAATGAATTTACGGGACTACGTGAGCAATAAAATAATGCTGAAGGCATATAGTCGCTATTTTCTCTATTTAGAACTCGAAGAAGCAAGTCATGTTTATGCTGCCTACGAAGGAGATGAAATAGTAGGATTACTTTTATTGAATATGAAAAATTCCCCAAAAGTTTATCATAATTTTTGGCGAAAAACTTATGTAAGACTCATCAATCTCATTCAAAAATTATTTTTTTATAAAAAATCTAATATTTATCAGTCGACAAACCAGAAAATGCTGGCTGAGTTTTCTAAACATCATCAAATTGACGGTGAACTCAATTTCTTTGCTGTCAATCCGCAGGTCACTGGAAAAGGGATTGGAACGCAGCTTTTAGAACACGTTGCCAAACTTCATCAAGGCAAGCAAATTTATCTCTATACAGACAGCGGCTCAACCTATCAATTTTACGAACGACGCGGTTTCAAGCAGGTCGGCAAAGAAAAAATCACATTCAATGACTCAAAAGTCAGCAAATCCTTGACTTGTATGCTTTATAGCAAGGTTTTTTGA
- the nadE gene encoding ammonia-dependent NAD(+) synthetase, translated as MTLQEEIIKELGVKPSIDPKEEIRISIDFLKDYLKKYPFIKAFVLGISGGQDSSLAGRLAQLAIEEIREETGDDTYKFIAVRLPYGVQADEVDAQRALEFIQPDVSLAVNIKAAVDGQVEALKTAGLEISDFNKGNIKARQRMITQYAVAGDYQGAVLGTDHAAENITGFFTKFGDGGADLLPLFRLNKHQGKALLAELGADPAIYEKVPTADLEDGKPGLADEVALGVTYRDIDDYTEGKQISPAAQEKIEAWWNKTQHKRHLPITVFDDFWK; from the coding sequence ATGACATTACAAGAAGAAATTATCAAAGAACTTGGCGTGAAACCAAGCATTGATCCTAAAGAAGAAATTCGTATTTCTATTGATTTTTTGAAAGATTACCTGAAGAAATATCCTTTCATCAAAGCTTTTGTTTTGGGGATTTCAGGGGGGCAAGATTCGAGCTTGGCTGGTCGTTTGGCGCAGCTTGCGATTGAAGAAATCAGAGAAGAAACGGGCGATGACACTTACAAATTTATCGCTGTGCGCTTACCTTATGGTGTGCAAGCTGATGAAGTGGATGCTCAGCGTGCGCTTGAATTTATTCAACCTGATGTGAGTCTTGCGGTTAATATCAAAGCCGCTGTGGATGGTCAAGTGGAAGCCTTGAAGACTGCTGGACTTGAGATTTCTGACTTTAACAAAGGAAATATCAAAGCGCGTCAACGCATGATTACGCAGTACGCTGTGGCTGGCGATTATCAAGGCGCAGTACTTGGAACAGACCATGCAGCCGAAAATATCACTGGGTTTTTCACTAAATTTGGTGACGGAGGCGCAGATTTGTTGCCCCTTTTCCGCTTGAATAAACACCAAGGCAAAGCGCTCCTTGCGGAGCTTGGTGCTGATCCAGCCATTTATGAAAAAGTTCCAACAGCTGACCTCGAAGACGGCAAACCGGGCTTGGCGGATGAAGTAGCGCTTGGTGTCACTTATCGAGACATTGATGATTACACTGAGGGCAAACAAATTTCCCCAGCGGCTCAAGAGAAAATTGAAGCCTGGTGGAACAAAACGCAGCACAAACGCCACTTACCAATTACCGTTTTTGATGATTTTTGGAAATAA
- a CDS encoding GNAT family N-acetyltransferase, translating to MRIRRIDLSDARALWELQKQLDTETKFMLLEPEERKFDLSQTIGQISRFDFLIGAEVDGKLIGYLSAKRGHTHRIEHMAYIVVGILEDFQHQGIGGQFFILLDEWAKDKGIKRLELTVITKNYAAIALYQKSGFEIEGVRKAAMCVDGEFTDEFYMSKVFE from the coding sequence ATGAGAATAAGAAGAATTGATTTATCTGATGCTAGAGCGCTCTGGGAGTTGCAAAAGCAGTTGGACACCGAAACGAAATTCATGCTCTTGGAGCCTGAGGAACGAAAATTTGATTTGAGTCAGACAATTGGACAGATTTCTCGTTTTGACTTTTTGATTGGTGCTGAAGTTGATGGAAAATTGATTGGTTACCTTTCGGCAAAACGAGGCCACACTCATCGCATTGAGCATATGGCCTATATCGTTGTGGGAATCTTGGAAGACTTCCAGCATCAGGGCATCGGCGGGCAATTTTTCATTTTGCTCGATGAATGGGCCAAAGATAAGGGCATTAAGCGTTTAGAATTAACCGTCATCACCAAGAATTATGCAGCGATTGCCCTTTATCAAAAAAGCGGTTTTGAAATCGAAGGCGTCCGCAAAGCAGCCATGTGTGTGGACGGAGAATTCACTGACGAATTTTATATGAGTAAAGTTTTTGAGTGA